One window of the Natrinema sp. CBA1119 genome contains the following:
- the glnA gene encoding type I glutamate--ammonia ligase has product MTSGNLTDAEQAVLDEIEEQDVDFLRLQFTDILGTVKNVSVPARQAEKAFAEGIYFDGSSIEGFVRIQESDMRLKPDPDTFAVLPWRQKEESAAARMICDVYDTSTGEPFEGDPRRVLKNALDRADEMGYTVNAAPEPEFFLFEEDEDGRATTRTNDAGGYFDLAPKDLASDVRRDIIYGLESMGFEVEASHHEVAEGQHEINFTYDDALTTADNVGTFRTVVRAIAAQHDLHATFMPKPIPRINGSGMHTHLSLFTEDGENAFHDDDDEFNLSDEAHAFTAGILEHAPAITAIANPTVNSYKRLVPGYEAPVYVAWSDRNRSALIRKPAARTPAASRVELRSPDPSCNAYLALAVMIHAGLDGIEKDLDCPDPVRENIYDFDEAKREEYGIDTLPANLGEAVDALEEDDAIYNALGNHVSSKFVEAKRQEFEDYLVDVSDWELDRYLETF; this is encoded by the coding sequence ATGACAAGCGGAAACCTCACTGACGCCGAACAGGCGGTACTCGACGAGATCGAGGAGCAAGACGTTGATTTCCTCCGACTGCAGTTCACCGATATTCTGGGAACGGTCAAGAACGTCTCCGTACCGGCCCGACAGGCCGAGAAGGCGTTCGCCGAAGGGATCTACTTCGACGGGTCGTCCATCGAAGGCTTCGTTCGCATTCAGGAGTCAGACATGCGGCTCAAGCCCGATCCGGACACGTTCGCGGTTCTCCCGTGGCGCCAGAAAGAAGAGAGCGCAGCCGCCCGAATGATCTGTGACGTCTACGACACCTCCACCGGCGAGCCCTTCGAGGGCGACCCGCGGCGCGTCCTCAAGAACGCGCTCGACCGCGCCGACGAGATGGGCTATACCGTCAACGCCGCCCCCGAACCGGAGTTCTTCCTCTTCGAAGAAGACGAGGATGGCCGCGCGACGACCAGAACCAACGACGCCGGCGGCTACTTCGATCTCGCGCCGAAAGATCTCGCGAGCGACGTTCGCCGCGACATCATCTACGGCCTCGAGAGCATGGGCTTCGAGGTCGAGGCGAGCCACCACGAGGTTGCCGAGGGCCAACACGAGATCAACTTCACCTACGACGACGCCCTGACGACGGCGGACAACGTCGGCACCTTCCGCACCGTCGTCCGCGCGATCGCCGCCCAGCACGACCTCCACGCGACGTTCATGCCCAAGCCGATTCCGCGAATCAACGGCTCGGGAATGCACACGCATCTCTCCCTGTTCACCGAGGACGGCGAGAACGCCTTCCACGACGACGACGACGAATTCAACCTGAGCGACGAGGCCCACGCGTTTACCGCCGGCATCCTCGAGCACGCGCCGGCGATCACGGCGATCGCGAACCCCACCGTGAACAGCTACAAGCGGCTGGTTCCAGGCTACGAGGCACCGGTCTACGTGGCGTGGTCCGACCGAAACCGCTCGGCACTCATCCGCAAGCCGGCCGCGCGAACGCCCGCAGCGTCGCGCGTCGAACTGCGCTCGCCCGACCCGTCCTGTAACGCCTACCTCGCGCTCGCCGTCATGATCCACGCCGGACTCGACGGCATCGAGAAGGACCTCGACTGTCCGGACCCGGTCCGCGAGAACATCTACGACTTCGACGAAGCGAAACGCGAGGAGTACGGCATCGACACGCTGCCGGCGAACCTCGGCGAGGCCGTCGACGCCCTCGAGGAAGACGACGCGATCTACAACGCGCTCGGCAACCACGTCAGTTCCAAGTTCGTCGAGGCCAAGCGCCAGGAGTTCGAGGACTACCTCGTCGACGTCTCCGACTGGGAACTCGACCGCTACCTCGAGACGTTCTGA
- the thsB gene encoding thermosome subunit beta has translation MSQRMQQGQPMIVMSEDSQRVKDKDAQDYNISAARAVAEAVQSTLGPKGMDKMLVDSMGSVTITNDGVTILKEMDIDNPTAEMIIEVAETQEDEAGDGTTTAVAIAGELLKNAEDLLEQDIHPTAIIKGFHLASEQAREEIDDIATDIDTSDEDLLRKTAETSMTGKGTEVNKEHLAQLIVEAIRQVTVEDNEGNNVVDLEFLNIETQTGRSAGESDLLEGGIIDKDPVHDNMPSEATDADILLLNEAIEVEEADVDTEVSVTDPDQLQKFLDREEKQLKEKVQHIVDLGADVVFCQKGIDDLAQHYLAKEGILAVRRAKKSDLEFLQEVVGASLVSDLEGATSEDLGFGDVTRDDEDELFYVEGEDAHGVTLLLRGSTDHVVDELERGVNDALDVVAQTVSDGRVLAGGGAIEVELASRLRDFADSVSGREQLAVEAFADSLELVPRVLAGNAGLDSIDTLVDLRAAHDDGQITAGLNVFSGDVEDTFEAGVVEPAHAKEQAVTSAAEAANLVLKIDDIISAGDLSTDKGDDEAGGPGGAPGGMGGMGGGMGGMM, from the coding sequence ATGAGTCAGCGAATGCAGCAGGGTCAGCCGATGATCGTAATGAGCGAGGACTCCCAGCGCGTCAAGGACAAGGACGCGCAGGATTACAACATCAGCGCCGCCCGTGCGGTCGCTGAAGCCGTCCAGTCCACGCTCGGCCCGAAGGGCATGGACAAGATGCTCGTCGACTCCATGGGATCGGTGACGATCACTAACGACGGCGTCACCATCCTCAAGGAGATGGACATCGACAACCCGACGGCCGAGATGATCATCGAGGTCGCCGAGACCCAGGAGGACGAGGCTGGCGACGGCACCACGACGGCCGTCGCGATCGCCGGCGAACTCCTCAAGAACGCCGAGGACCTCCTCGAGCAGGACATTCACCCGACGGCGATCATCAAGGGCTTCCACCTCGCCAGCGAGCAGGCCCGCGAGGAGATCGACGACATCGCGACCGACATCGACACCAGCGACGAGGACCTCCTCCGGAAGACCGCCGAAACCTCGATGACCGGCAAGGGGACCGAGGTCAACAAGGAGCACCTCGCCCAGCTGATCGTCGAGGCCATCCGTCAGGTCACCGTCGAGGACAATGAGGGCAACAACGTCGTCGACCTCGAGTTCCTCAATATCGAGACCCAGACCGGCCGCAGCGCCGGCGAGTCCGACCTCCTCGAGGGCGGCATCATCGACAAGGACCCCGTCCACGACAACATGCCCAGCGAGGCGACGGACGCGGACATCCTGCTGCTGAACGAGGCCATCGAGGTCGAAGAGGCCGACGTCGACACCGAGGTCTCCGTCACCGACCCCGACCAGCTCCAGAAGTTCCTCGACCGCGAGGAGAAACAGCTGAAAGAGAAGGTCCAGCACATCGTCGATCTCGGCGCGGACGTCGTCTTCTGTCAGAAGGGCATCGACGACCTCGCCCAGCACTACCTCGCCAAAGAGGGCATCCTCGCAGTGCGCCGCGCCAAGAAGAGCGATCTGGAGTTCCTGCAGGAGGTCGTCGGCGCGTCGCTCGTCTCCGACCTCGAGGGCGCGACTTCCGAGGACCTCGGCTTCGGTGACGTCACGCGCGACGACGAGGACGAACTGTTCTACGTCGAGGGCGAGGACGCCCACGGCGTCACCCTCCTCCTTCGTGGCTCGACCGACCACGTCGTCGACGAACTCGAGCGCGGCGTCAACGACGCGCTCGACGTCGTCGCACAGACCGTCTCCGACGGCCGCGTCCTCGCGGGCGGCGGTGCGATCGAGGTCGAACTCGCCTCGCGCCTGCGCGACTTCGCCGACTCCGTCTCCGGCCGCGAGCAGCTGGCCGTCGAGGCGTTCGCCGACTCGCTCGAGCTCGTCCCGCGCGTCCTCGCCGGGAACGCGGGTCTCGACTCGATCGACACGCTGGTCGACCTGCGCGCGGCCCACGACGACGGCCAGATTACGGCCGGCCTGAACGTTTTCTCGGGCGACGTCGAGGACACGTTCGAGGCAGGCGTCGTCGAACCGGCCCACGCCAAGGAGCAGGCCGTCACTTCCGCCGCCGAAGCGGCCAACCTCGTGCTCAAAATCGACGACATCATCTCCGCCGGCGATCTGTCGACCGACAAGGGCGACGACGAGGCCGGCGGCCCCGGTGGTGCCCCCGGCGGCATGGGCGGCATGGGCGGCGGCATGGGCGGCATGATGTAA
- a CDS encoding aldo/keto reductase, protein MQHSELGDSGVEVSEVGFGAWVVGTDWWGDRSEDDAIEMVRYAVEQGITYFDTGDVYGHGRSEELLGEALSDVRDEVTIATKVGYDFYNNPQAGHGELPKEMDPEYLREAVHKSLERLEIDSVDVLQLHNADVDEITPDVLELLDELEEDGLIDATGLALGPSIGWLAEGDLAIEEEFDSVQLVWNVLEQEVGNHFLETIERTGSSTSLIPRVPHSSGILNEQVTPETELGEGDHRGFRPEEWYETGWEKLEALRFLERDGERTMGQASIAWLLSHESVATVTPTFRTTDDIDEWAAASDVPKLSDEEMARVAELYENDFEIDRDDGMDSLRSSVDGEDIESAGLDKLAAD, encoded by the coding sequence ATGCAACACAGCGAACTGGGCGACTCGGGCGTCGAGGTCAGCGAGGTGGGCTTTGGCGCGTGGGTCGTCGGGACCGACTGGTGGGGCGACCGCTCGGAAGACGACGCCATCGAGATGGTCCGGTACGCCGTCGAGCAGGGAATTACGTACTTCGACACGGGCGATGTCTACGGTCACGGCCGGAGCGAGGAATTACTCGGCGAGGCCCTCTCGGACGTTCGCGACGAGGTCACGATCGCCACCAAAGTCGGCTACGACTTCTACAACAACCCGCAGGCCGGCCACGGCGAACTCCCCAAGGAGATGGATCCGGAGTACCTGCGCGAGGCCGTCCACAAGAGCCTCGAGCGCCTCGAAATCGACTCGGTCGACGTGCTCCAACTCCACAACGCCGACGTCGACGAGATCACGCCGGACGTCCTCGAGTTGCTGGACGAACTCGAGGAGGACGGGCTGATCGACGCCACCGGCCTCGCGCTCGGTCCCTCGATCGGCTGGCTCGCGGAAGGCGACCTCGCGATCGAGGAGGAGTTCGACTCCGTCCAGCTCGTCTGGAATGTGCTCGAGCAGGAGGTGGGAAACCACTTCCTCGAGACGATCGAACGCACGGGGTCGTCGACCAGCCTCATCCCCCGCGTGCCACACTCCTCGGGGATCCTCAACGAGCAGGTCACCCCCGAGACCGAACTCGGCGAGGGCGACCACCGCGGGTTCCGACCCGAGGAGTGGTACGAGACCGGCTGGGAGAAGCTCGAGGCGCTTCGGTTTTTGGAACGGGATGGAGAGCGGACGATGGGACAGGCCTCGATCGCGTGGCTCCTGAGTCACGAGTCCGTCGCGACCGTGACGCCGACGTTCCGCACCACGGACGACATCGACGAGTGGGCGGCCGCCAGCGACGTGCCCAAACTCTCAGACGAGGAGATGGCTCGCGTCGCGGAACTCTACGAGAACGACTTCGAGATCGATCGCGACGACGGGATGGACTCGCTGCGCTCGTCGGTCGACGGCGAAGACATCGAATCGGCCGGGCTGGACAAACTGGCGGCCGACTGA
- a CDS encoding SDR family oxidoreductase: MTCQTLLTGATGMLGTALSPRLTDAGHDVRAASRSPPASGDDETEWIATDLADGTGIREAVADIDVVVHAASAPRGDSETVDVRGTRRLLEAAADAGVSNVVYVSIVGIDEIPYSYYEHKLAAERLVEAREVPSTILRITMFHEFVGELLETVSRLPVWPLPTGIRLQPIDVGEAADAIVDDATLDAAGRVPDIGGPEVRTVGDLARTYRDARGLRRPIVRLPIPGKTAAGFRAGGAICPDRTVGTVTWNEWVAARYD; the protein is encoded by the coding sequence ATGACCTGTCAGACGCTCCTCACGGGGGCCACCGGGATGTTGGGAACGGCGCTGTCCCCTCGGCTGACCGATGCAGGACACGACGTTCGAGCGGCGAGCCGATCGCCGCCGGCCAGCGGCGATGACGAGACGGAGTGGATCGCGACGGATCTGGCCGACGGAACGGGAATCCGCGAGGCCGTCGCGGACATCGACGTGGTCGTCCACGCGGCCAGCGCGCCCCGCGGTGACAGCGAGACCGTCGACGTCCGCGGTACTCGACGGCTGCTCGAGGCGGCCGCCGACGCCGGCGTGTCGAACGTCGTCTACGTCTCCATCGTCGGCATCGACGAAATCCCGTACTCGTACTACGAGCACAAGCTGGCGGCCGAGCGGCTCGTCGAGGCGAGGGAGGTCCCGTCGACGATCCTCCGGATAACGATGTTCCACGAGTTCGTGGGCGAACTGCTCGAGACGGTCTCCCGGCTGCCGGTCTGGCCGTTGCCCACCGGCATTCGGCTCCAGCCGATCGACGTGGGTGAGGCTGCGGACGCAATCGTCGACGACGCGACGCTCGACGCGGCCGGCCGGGTGCCCGACATCGGCGGTCCAGAGGTGCGGACCGTCGGCGACCTCGCGCGGACCTACCGTGACGCGAGGGGGCTTCGCCGACCGATCGTTCGCCTTCCGATTCCCGGGAAGACGGCCGCCGGCTTTCGAGCCGGCGGGGCGATCTGTCCGGACCGGACCGTCGGAACGGTGACGTGGAACGAGTGGGTCGCGGCTCGATACGACTGA
- a CDS encoding gamma carbonic anhydrase family protein produces MDDSRRYEFEGERPMIDDGARVSREATLVGDVRVEADASVWPGVVLRGDIGPVRIGRETHVGDNATIHASRLEDEVMVGHGAVLNETTVEERTLVGFNATINSDVTIGSGSIVAAGTVVPDGYSIPPESFVRGVPAEITPLAETGIDAAEILEAFSSGDYTNLAQRHEELFE; encoded by the coding sequence ATGGATGACAGCAGACGCTACGAATTCGAGGGGGAGCGACCGATGATCGACGACGGGGCGCGGGTGAGCAGGGAGGCGACTCTCGTCGGCGACGTCCGAGTCGAAGCGGACGCGAGCGTCTGGCCCGGCGTTGTCCTTCGAGGAGATATCGGCCCCGTCCGTATCGGCCGGGAGACACACGTCGGCGACAACGCCACGATTCACGCGTCACGGCTCGAGGACGAGGTCATGGTGGGACACGGCGCAGTGCTCAACGAGACGACCGTCGAGGAGCGGACGCTGGTCGGGTTCAACGCGACGATTAATTCCGACGTCACGATCGGTAGCGGGAGCATTGTCGCCGCGGGGACCGTCGTTCCCGACGGCTACTCGATCCCGCCCGAATCGTTCGTCCGCGGCGTCCCGGCGGAGATCACGCCGCTCGCGGAGACGGGGATCGACGCGGCGGAGATCCTCGAGGCGTTTTCCTCGGGTGACTACACGAATCTGGCCCAGCGCCACGAAGAACTGTTCGAGTGA
- a CDS encoding helix-hairpin-helix domain-containing protein, whose translation MSHSESPIRAMFDAQRTAVKQSQQLIKQGMATQRNVDTMALTGLKGQKSLQRQQLELAQAATHGYLSATAAMLPSDDAPEVHRTIDETFDQLKSTHAEFYDALERELERDVDSANELSEEFVDALDEQTDQFLEITRSVEDQTVQNVDELSGQLREQLERTQELQDRLEDQLEEQTGGVEELLEQQADQIEQFQQQLEEQTQAVTQQIPIQGANEPHMKIETDPEHTLEDVEGIDADVREQLSDAGIATIDDLTRAGAEAVAEAADISESQAEEWIEQAEA comes from the coding sequence ATGAGTCACTCAGAATCCCCCATCCGAGCGATGTTCGACGCACAGCGAACCGCAGTCAAACAGAGTCAGCAGCTGATCAAACAGGGAATGGCCACGCAGCGAAACGTCGACACGATGGCCCTCACCGGACTCAAAGGCCAGAAGTCTCTCCAGCGCCAGCAACTCGAGCTCGCGCAGGCGGCGACCCACGGCTACCTCAGCGCGACGGCGGCGATGCTGCCGAGCGACGACGCTCCCGAGGTCCACCGGACCATCGACGAGACCTTCGACCAGCTGAAATCGACTCACGCGGAGTTCTACGACGCACTCGAGCGCGAACTCGAGCGAGATGTTGACTCTGCCAACGAGCTTTCCGAAGAGTTCGTCGACGCGCTCGACGAGCAGACCGACCAGTTCCTCGAGATCACGCGCTCCGTCGAGGACCAGACGGTCCAGAACGTCGACGAACTCTCGGGACAGCTCCGCGAGCAACTCGAGCGGACCCAGGAGCTACAGGACCGACTCGAGGACCAACTCGAGGAACAGACCGGCGGCGTCGAGGAACTCCTCGAGCAGCAGGCCGACCAGATCGAGCAGTTCCAGCAGCAACTCGAGGAACAGACCCAGGCGGTCACCCAGCAGATTCCGATTCAGGGTGCCAACGAGCCACACATGAAGATCGAAACCGATCCGGAGCACACCCTCGAGGACGTCGAGGGAATCGACGCGGACGTCCGCGAACAGCTCTCGGATGCCGGCATTGCGACGATCGACGATCTCACGCGCGCCGGTGCCGAGGCCGTCGCCGAGGCCGCCGATATTTCGGAGAGCCAGGCCGAGGAATGGATCGAGCAGGCCGAAGCCTGA
- the pdhA gene encoding pyruvate dehydrogenase (acetyl-transferring) E1 component subunit alpha, with the protein MSRDVLESDLFDRAPDDRIRVLDADGTVVAPELEPDLEPETLRSMYRDMRFSRRFDERMISLQRQGRLGTYSSLAGQEGAQIGSTYALADDDMLSFQYREHGALAARGLPWEYLLYWMGHEDGNAALADIEVFPLNISIASHLPHAVGWSWAAKLSGDERVGVVHFGDGSTSEGDFHEAMNFAGVFDTPTVFFCNNNQWAISVPRDRQTASATIAQKARAYGFTGVQVDGMDPLATYVVTEAARENALEANGDRLRPTLIEAVQYRYGAHTTADDPSVYRDDEEVERWRERDPIDRFEAYLRNNGVLDDDRIDAIETEIEETLETLVERAEGVGGDPSEMFEYTYAEPTSRLEDQRDYLESLRETHGDEELLEDE; encoded by the coding sequence ATGTCACGCGACGTCCTCGAGAGCGACCTGTTCGATCGGGCACCGGACGATCGAATCCGGGTACTCGACGCCGACGGGACCGTCGTCGCACCCGAACTGGAACCGGACCTCGAGCCGGAGACCCTGCGATCGATGTACCGGGACATGCGGTTCTCCCGGCGCTTCGACGAGCGGATGATCAGCCTCCAGCGGCAGGGTCGACTGGGGACGTACTCCTCGCTGGCCGGTCAGGAGGGGGCGCAGATCGGCTCGACGTACGCGCTGGCCGACGACGACATGCTCTCCTTTCAGTACCGGGAACACGGCGCGCTGGCCGCGCGGGGACTCCCCTGGGAGTACCTGCTGTACTGGATGGGCCACGAGGACGGGAACGCCGCGCTAGCGGATATCGAGGTCTTTCCGCTGAACATCTCGATCGCCAGCCACCTCCCCCACGCGGTGGGCTGGTCGTGGGCGGCGAAACTGAGCGGCGACGAGCGCGTGGGTGTCGTCCACTTCGGCGACGGGTCGACCTCCGAGGGGGACTTCCACGAGGCGATGAACTTCGCGGGCGTATTCGACACGCCGACGGTCTTTTTCTGTAACAACAACCAGTGGGCCATTTCGGTCCCGCGCGACCGCCAGACCGCGAGCGCGACGATCGCCCAGAAGGCCCGCGCCTACGGCTTCACGGGCGTTCAGGTCGACGGCATGGACCCGCTCGCGACCTACGTCGTTACGGAAGCCGCGCGGGAGAACGCGCTCGAGGCAAACGGCGACCGGTTGCGGCCGACACTGATCGAGGCGGTTCAGTACCGGTACGGTGCACACACGACGGCGGACGATCCCAGCGTCTACCGGGACGACGAGGAGGTCGAGCGCTGGCGCGAGCGCGATCCGATCGACCGGTTCGAGGCGTACCTGCGGAACAACGGTGTCCTCGACGACGACCGAATCGACGCGATCGAAACTGAGATCGAGGAGACGCTCGAGACGCTGGTCGAGCGCGCCGAAGGCGTCGGCGGGGACCCCAGCGAGATGTTCGAGTACACCTATGCGGAGCCGACCTCGCGACTCGAGGACCAACGCGATTATCTGGAATCCCTGCGGGAAACCCACGGCGACGAGGAATTACTCGAGGACGAGTAA
- the lrp gene encoding HTH-type transcriptional regulator Lrp produces MTYENLDAKLVNSLLGDGRASLRSLAEELDVSVTTVSNHLSTLEDEGVIQGYTPRVDYGAAGFDVTAVIQLQVEGNALPDVTETLRDHRQMTSVYEVTGDYDVIAIGKFEDTDGMNDQIKQLLTDPDIKASNTSVVLNAVSENEQFDLEVDENE; encoded by the coding sequence ATGACGTACGAAAATCTCGACGCAAAACTAGTGAATTCACTCCTCGGCGATGGCCGAGCGAGCCTGCGAAGCCTCGCCGAAGAACTCGACGTCTCGGTGACGACCGTCTCGAATCACCTTTCCACGCTGGAGGACGAGGGCGTCATTCAGGGCTACACACCCCGCGTCGATTACGGCGCGGCCGGGTTCGACGTGACCGCCGTCATCCAGTTGCAGGTCGAGGGGAACGCGCTGCCCGACGTCACGGAAACGCTGCGCGACCACCGCCAGATGACTAGCGTCTACGAGGTCACCGGTGACTACGACGTAATCGCCATCGGCAAGTTCGAAGACACCGACGGTATGAACGACCAGATCAAACAGCTGCTGACCGACCCCGATATCAAGGCCTCGAACACCAGCGTCGTCCTCAACGCCGTGAGCGAGAACGAACAGTTCGACCTCGAGGTCGACGAGAACGAGTAA
- a CDS encoding NUDIX domain-containing protein, with translation MTDVTYVQKACAYITRATGELLVFEGPGHDGLQIPKGTLESGESPREALFREVLEESGLGTLSGTQHLTTDIWTRREEPPKRYVRHFFHATVHEPRDRWTHTVTDGGEEHGAEFEFRWIRPPTGREFALDLDEYVGLLPTTAGPGPVTSASD, from the coding sequence ATGACCGACGTCACGTACGTCCAGAAAGCGTGCGCGTACATCACTCGCGCAACGGGCGAGTTGCTGGTATTCGAGGGACCGGGACACGACGGCCTCCAGATCCCGAAGGGAACGCTCGAGTCGGGCGAATCACCGCGAGAGGCGCTGTTCAGGGAGGTCCTCGAGGAGAGCGGCCTCGGAACGCTGAGCGGGACCCAACATCTGACGACCGACATCTGGACGCGCCGCGAGGAGCCGCCGAAGCGCTACGTCCGGCACTTCTTCCACGCGACGGTGCACGAACCCCGCGACCGGTGGACGCACACCGTCACCGACGGCGGGGAGGAACACGGGGCCGAGTTCGAGTTCCGCTGGATCCGGCCGCCAACCGGGCGGGAGTTCGCGCTCGACCTCGACGAGTACGTCGGCCTGCTCCCCACCACCGCCGGACCGGGCCCGGTCACGAGCGCTTCGGATTGA
- a CDS encoding metallophosphoesterase yields MLVLGDAHASDPDRCEILLELYRTLEPDRVLQLGDLERYDLPAPTWFIAGNNEDFDVIDALRAGEHPTETNNVHLLASTVATVDGLRVAGLSGNFAPTRYDLPRDELVGERRRHFTHEDIDRAAALEDIDVFLTHEAPNGLLSYGYDPGCTYVDDLLETLSPDLCLVGHHHRHREAEISGTRVVSLAPAWKRYYTLEPETLALESHEHDQSVGD; encoded by the coding sequence ATGCTCGTCCTCGGCGACGCCCACGCGTCCGACCCCGACCGGTGTGAGATCCTGCTCGAACTCTATCGAACCCTCGAGCCCGACCGGGTGCTCCAACTCGGCGACCTCGAGCGATACGACCTGCCGGCGCCGACGTGGTTCATTGCGGGCAACAACGAGGACTTCGACGTGATCGACGCGCTACGGGCGGGCGAGCACCCCACGGAAACGAACAACGTGCATCTCCTCGCGAGCACGGTGGCGACGGTCGACGGCCTTCGCGTGGCCGGTCTCTCGGGCAACTTCGCCCCCACAAGGTACGACCTGCCGCGAGACGAACTCGTCGGCGAGCGCCGGCGGCACTTCACCCACGAGGACATCGACCGAGCCGCCGCCCTCGAGGATATCGACGTCTTCCTCACCCACGAGGCCCCGAACGGTCTGTTGTCCTACGGCTACGATCCCGGCTGTACGTACGTCGACGATCTGCTCGAGACGCTCTCGCCAGACCTCTGTCTGGTCGGCCACCACCACCGCCATCGCGAAGCCGAGATCTCGGGAACCAGGGTCGTGAGTCTCGCGCCTGCCTGGAAACGATACTACACGCTCGAGCCCGAGACACTAGCACTCGAGAGCCACGAGCACGACCAGTCGGTCGGCGACTGA
- a CDS encoding transcriptional regulator, whose protein sequence is MKPYEFTCPDCRREIPVTDAMREATLTNGCPVCGRSVADRNFAN, encoded by the coding sequence ATGAAACCGTACGAATTCACCTGTCCGGACTGTCGGCGAGAGATTCCGGTCACCGACGCGATGCGCGAGGCGACGCTGACGAACGGCTGTCCCGTCTGCGGGCGCTCGGTGGCCGACCGCAACTTCGCGAACTGA
- a CDS encoding acyltransferase: MTKRYVSLPEEAEAGMREFIDEVDRRLASDEDTCSVVEDVLIDLSGDRKAYERWQAGESVSPAERVRLQSYDPCNTTLESEYYAEKDEAKFRRSKHLQWLWRQFDSLPIADNVEFALRFRRMLADHLFADCGDDCRFFKGISFTYGHNITIGDNTVVHDDVHLDDRGELTIGDRVSISDGVHIYSHDHDVVDQTEVRNYHTIVEDDVRLTYDSMVQAGNKVGENAIVGARGVVQYDIPAHHIAVGMPAQSVKIKPGWEDIATPVDDAGTNRQEQRHLEYDLPDDFAVFDEFGRDL; the protein is encoded by the coding sequence ATGACAAAGCGGTACGTGTCGCTCCCTGAAGAGGCCGAAGCGGGGATGCGCGAGTTCATCGACGAGGTCGATCGACGGCTTGCGAGCGACGAGGACACCTGTTCCGTCGTCGAAGACGTCCTGATCGACCTCTCGGGCGACCGTAAAGCCTACGAGCGCTGGCAGGCCGGCGAGTCGGTTTCCCCGGCCGAACGCGTCCGCCTGCAGAGCTACGATCCCTGTAACACGACCCTCGAGAGCGAGTACTACGCCGAGAAGGACGAAGCGAAGTTCCGCCGCTCCAAACACCTCCAGTGGCTCTGGCGGCAGTTCGACAGCCTTCCCATCGCGGACAACGTCGAGTTCGCGCTGCGATTCCGTCGGATGCTCGCCGACCACCTCTTCGCGGACTGCGGGGACGACTGTCGCTTCTTCAAGGGAATCTCGTTCACCTACGGTCACAACATCACGATCGGCGACAACACCGTCGTCCACGACGACGTTCACCTCGACGATCGGGGCGAACTCACGATCGGCGACCGCGTGTCGATCTCCGACGGCGTCCACATCTACAGCCACGACCACGACGTCGTCGATCAGACCGAGGTTCGCAACTATCACACGATCGTCGAGGACGACGTTCGGCTCACCTACGACTCGATGGTTCAGGCGGGCAACAAGGTCGGCGAGAACGCAATCGTCGGCGCGCGCGGCGTCGTCCAGTACGATATTCCCGCCCACCACATCGCCGTCGGGATGCCCGCCCAGAGCGTCAAGATCAAACCCGGCTGGGAAGATATCGCAACGCCCGTCGACGACGCCGGTACCAACCGACAGGAACAGCGTCACCTCGAGTACGACCTCCCCGACGATTTCGCGGTCTTCGACGAGTTCGGCCGAGACCTGTAG